A region of Ferruginibacter albus DNA encodes the following proteins:
- a CDS encoding YfiR family protein, whose product MIAKRIITVFTMSMVMLMASSFSSFVPDPEQEYALKAAFLYRFADYIDWPEITSSDNFVITVLGESAITPSLNEIAKAKKIKNKIVSIKVAQNINDISDCQILFISKGFGTDISAVTSKLGNRPVLIVTEQKDACTKGAHINFFIGDNKLKFEINLKAASQAGIKISSQLLQHAAFVINN is encoded by the coding sequence ATGATAGCGAAGAGAATTATAACCGTTTTTACTATGAGCATGGTAATGCTTATGGCATCTTCTTTTTCATCTTTTGTGCCGGATCCCGAACAGGAATATGCATTGAAGGCCGCTTTTTTGTATCGCTTTGCAGATTATATCGATTGGCCGGAAATAACATCTTCCGACAATTTCGTAATAACAGTATTGGGCGAATCGGCAATTACACCGTCCTTAAATGAAATAGCAAAGGCTAAAAAAATAAAAAACAAAATTGTATCTATCAAAGTAGCCCAGAATATTAATGATATAAGTGATTGCCAGATTTTGTTTATTTCAAAAGGTTTTGGGACAGATATTAGTGCAGTTACTTCAAAGCTTGGCAATAGACCGGTGCTTATTGTAACGGAACAAAAAGACGCTTGTACAAAAGGTGCGCACATCAACTTTTTTATCGGAGATAATAAATTGAAGTTTGAAATAAATTTAAAAGCAGCGTCACAGGCAGGTATTAAAATAAGCTCGCAATTATTGCAGCATGCCGCTTTTGTAATTAATAATTAG
- a CDS encoding TonB-dependent receptor plug domain-containing protein — translation MRSFLLVLFLFFFFVVRAQKDTGKDASSLSDLSLDELLNTQVVTASGYLQTVAEAPSTITVITAQQIAERGYEQLEDALRDVPGIDMIHVNGYAPTLFYFRGMYGAENLRALLMIDGIVENNILGTNDMAGPVYSLHNIDHIEIIWGPASALYGANAFGGVINMISKKGQDINGLHAEKGYGTFNTSFEKLSVGLKEKKFEFAFAGTLYNTDGPKFTNRDPNYAASFVDNGYSFNGTISYNAEKSVTTLGYRTYNTPMGWGTYSNSPTVYLRLPSQGYGNSGVVGLLTSSIRGEKPGLDESYLQTIFLQNEYKPNEKWDILSRVSYRETGTADDSYVYVTADGNKLIRANIATYSNSVSGELSANYMLSEMHKFSAGVEARQDNVEQGSRQSTFDSTIYFLDGKDTLTNLHTTYLPRQYDIRNNIGSYLQYILNTNLLGKTNFTWGVRYDYNSYFGSMTSPRAVVVNQPNDKLTLKYQFGMAFRAPTNLEIHQAPPDFSLKTEKIKTHEVNIIYSFSKNVRAQLNFYRNELTDVIVLSNLSGFNANKNPGKLRVNGIEGVVDWVISKNASAFANFTYSDTRGENLITGLVRNVSAIPKIKGNAGVTVHVNDLFTFCITENMVGERPTPFTDPYGPVAGYALTNCEITTKKMFDNRVTASLNIKNIFDAHWLDPGFRTADGLVYSTVLEQPGRTALFKISIDLNN, via the coding sequence ATGAGATCTTTTTTGCTTGTACTATTTCTCTTTTTCTTTTTTGTTGTTCGGGCGCAAAAAGATACTGGTAAAGATGCTTCGTCTTTGTCTGATCTTTCTCTGGATGAATTACTGAATACGCAAGTGGTGACTGCTTCAGGTTATCTGCAAACAGTAGCAGAAGCGCCATCAACGATAACTGTAATAACTGCACAACAAATTGCTGAAAGAGGATATGAGCAATTGGAAGATGCATTACGTGATGTGCCCGGCATAGACATGATACATGTTAACGGTTATGCACCCACGCTTTTTTATTTTAGAGGAATGTACGGAGCTGAAAACCTGCGTGCTTTACTGATGATCGATGGAATAGTTGAAAATAATATTTTAGGAACGAATGATATGGCCGGTCCGGTATATAGTTTACACAATATTGATCATATTGAGATCATATGGGGGCCGGCATCTGCCTTGTATGGGGCCAATGCCTTTGGCGGTGTAATTAATATGATCAGTAAAAAAGGACAGGATATAAATGGATTGCATGCGGAAAAAGGATATGGAACGTTTAATACTTCTTTTGAGAAACTAAGCGTTGGACTAAAAGAAAAGAAGTTTGAATTTGCTTTTGCCGGAACGTTGTATAATACAGATGGCCCAAAATTTACAAACAGGGATCCGAATTATGCCGCCTCTTTTGTTGACAACGGCTATTCATTTAATGGTACTATCAGTTACAATGCGGAAAAGTCTGTAACAACATTGGGTTATCGTACGTATAATACGCCAATGGGTTGGGGCACTTATTCCAATAGTCCTACTGTCTATTTAAGGCTGCCTTCACAGGGATATGGAAACTCAGGGGTAGTAGGGCTTTTGACTAGTTCAATACGTGGGGAAAAACCGGGATTGGATGAGTCTTATCTGCAAACGATCTTTCTGCAAAATGAATATAAGCCGAACGAAAAATGGGATATCTTAAGTCGTGTTTCGTATAGAGAAACAGGTACAGCAGATGATTCGTATGTTTATGTAACAGCAGACGGAAATAAACTTATACGTGCCAACATTGCAACGTATTCTAATAGTGTATCCGGAGAATTGTCTGCAAATTATATGTTGTCTGAAATGCATAAATTTTCTGCAGGCGTTGAAGCAAGACAAGATAATGTAGAGCAAGGCAGCAGGCAATCAACCTTTGATTCTACTATTTATTTTTTAGATGGAAAAGATACTTTGACTAATCTGCATACAACCTACCTGCCAAGACAATATGATATACGTAATAATATCGGAAGCTATCTTCAATATATCTTAAATACAAACCTCCTGGGCAAAACAAATTTTACCTGGGGAGTTCGATATGATTATAACAGCTATTTTGGAAGCATGACAAGTCCAAGAGCTGTCGTTGTGAATCAGCCGAATGATAAGCTTACATTAAAGTATCAATTTGGAATGGCGTTCAGGGCGCCTACCAACCTTGAGATACACCAGGCTCCTCCTGATTTTTCTTTAAAAACAGAAAAAATAAAAACGCATGAAGTGAATATCATTTATTCCTTCTCTAAAAATGTAAGAGCTCAATTAAATTTTTACCGCAACGAATTAACGGATGTAATTGTGTTAAGCAATTTATCAGGCTTTAATGCCAATAAAAATCCGGGCAAGCTACGGGTAAATGGAATAGAAGGAGTTGTTGATTGGGTGATATCTAAAAATGCATCTGCCTTTGCCAATTTTACTTACAGTGATACACGTGGCGAAAATTTGATAACGGGATTGGTGCGTAATGTTTCTGCCATTCCAAAAATAAAAGGAAATGCAGGGGTAACTGTCCATGTAAATGATCTGTTTACATTTTGTATTACAGAGAACATGGTCGGTGAAAGACCAACTCCGTTTACTGATCCTTACGGACCCGTTGCAGGTTATGCACTTACCAATTGTGAGATCACCACAAAAAAAATGTTTGATAACAGGGTAACAGCAAGTTTAAATATCAAAAATATATTTGACGCTCATTGGTTAGATCCGGGTTTTAGAACTGCCGATGGGCTGGTGTATTCAACAGTATTGGAGCAGCCGGGAAGAACAGCTTTATTTAAAATAAGCATTGACTTAAATAATTAA
- a CDS encoding PAS domain S-box protein, whose translation MSIAEKIKIPDEELQTILNSAGIATFNCHFPTDTFIVSERYMEMFDFDKGSKPSIHDIPARIHPDDLDYRNEIIKVAFITGTINYEVRIVHRDRSIHWVRVNGSITFDENKQPISSIGIVTDVTKEKNILQSLEEKELRLRLAMDVSKLGIWDLDFTTDDIIYSEKVAEILGHPPSAILTHQQMVDQIYPDDKKIVEDALAAAKQNGIYVYNARFIRPDNSVIWAHMKGKVIFNEGVPIRVYGTMTDITENRIIDEMKTTLAAIVASSEDAIVSKRLDGIVTSWNNSAERIFGYTPEEMIGQHISKIIPPDRLNEETTIIETLKKGLRVEHFETKRLTKDGRLLDVSLAISPLKNSNGMIIGASKVARDITEQKKIIRDLQESEAKFRLLADSMPQKIWTSDIKGNLNYFNKAVYDESGLQYEDIYNYGWMDVVHPDDKEENIRRWKHSIDTGEDFILEHRLRGYTGEYRWQLSRAIPQKDCNGNIQMWVGTSTDIHQIKESEEQKDFFISIASHELKTPVTSIKGYVQILLSIYAKKEDTFLNNALLTIDKQIITLTTLIGDLLDMSKIKTGALELEKQQFDINTLVEETVKEIRYATPAHSINITKPGNNIEVFADKRRISQALINFLTNAVKYSPNNHQVDVTVTANNKEVHVSVRDYGIGIDRQEHEKIFERFYRVEGKDEKTYPGFGIGLFIASEIIKKHSGKIMVTSEKGKGSTFSFIIPTHN comes from the coding sequence ATGTCAATAGCAGAAAAAATTAAAATACCGGATGAAGAGTTGCAAACCATATTAAACTCAGCAGGCATTGCTACATTTAATTGCCATTTTCCTACTGACACTTTCATTGTTTCCGAAAGATATATGGAGATGTTCGACTTTGATAAAGGCAGCAAACCCTCTATCCACGATATTCCTGCCAGGATACACCCCGATGACCTGGATTACAGGAATGAGATAATCAAAGTAGCTTTTATTACCGGTACTATCAATTATGAAGTTCGAATTGTTCATCGCGACAGATCTATCCATTGGGTGCGTGTAAACGGCTCTATCACATTTGATGAAAACAAGCAACCAATATCATCTATCGGAATCGTTACAGATGTTACCAAAGAAAAAAACATTCTGCAGTCGCTCGAAGAAAAAGAACTACGACTTCGTTTAGCTATGGACGTTAGTAAGCTCGGCATCTGGGATCTTGACTTTACAACAGACGACATCATTTATTCAGAAAAAGTAGCAGAAATATTGGGACACCCTCCTTCTGCGATCTTAACACATCAGCAAATGGTAGATCAGATCTATCCTGATGATAAAAAAATTGTGGAAGATGCATTAGCAGCTGCAAAGCAAAATGGCATCTACGTGTACAACGCCCGCTTTATTCGTCCTGACAATTCAGTAATATGGGCACATATGAAAGGAAAGGTTATTTTTAACGAAGGCGTGCCCATCCGTGTATATGGAACAATGACAGACATAACCGAAAACAGGATCATTGATGAAATGAAAACAACACTGGCTGCTATAGTTGCTTCATCGGAAGATGCGATCGTAAGCAAGCGATTAGACGGCATTGTTACCAGTTGGAATAATTCTGCAGAAAGAATTTTTGGTTATACGCCGGAAGAAATGATAGGACAACATATTTCCAAGATCATCCCCCCCGACCGCCTGAATGAAGAAACAACAATAATTGAAACATTAAAGAAAGGATTAAGAGTAGAACATTTTGAAACAAAACGATTGACAAAAGATGGCAGGCTGCTGGATGTTTCCTTAGCAATATCTCCTCTTAAAAATTCCAATGGCATGATCATAGGTGCTTCTAAAGTAGCCAGGGATATTACTGAACAGAAAAAAATCATAAGAGACCTGCAGGAAAGTGAAGCAAAATTTCGTTTGTTGGCAGACTCGATGCCACAAAAAATATGGACAAGCGATATTAAAGGAAACCTGAATTATTTTAATAAAGCTGTGTATGATGAGTCGGGATTACAATATGAAGACATCTATAATTACGGGTGGATGGATGTTGTACACCCGGATGACAAAGAAGAGAATATCAGGCGATGGAAACACTCCATTGATACAGGTGAAGATTTTATCCTGGAACATCGATTACGTGGTTATACCGGTGAATATCGCTGGCAATTAAGCAGAGCCATTCCGCAAAAAGATTGCAATGGCAATATACAAATGTGGGTAGGTACCAGTACAGACATACACCAGATAAAAGAATCTGAAGAACAGAAAGATTTTTTTATCAGCATTGCAAGTCATGAATTAAAAACGCCTGTTACATCTATAAAAGGTTATGTGCAGATATTATTAAGCATTTATGCAAAAAAGGAAGATACCTTTCTTAATAATGCTTTGCTTACCATTGACAAGCAGATCATAACACTTACCACTCTTATCGGCGATCTGTTGGATATGTCTAAAATAAAAACAGGCGCTCTTGAATTAGAAAAACAACAATTTGATATAAATACATTGGTGGAAGAAACAGTTAAAGAAATAAGGTATGCTACACCGGCTCATTCTATCAACATTACAAAACCGGGCAACAACATAGAAGTGTTTGCTGATAAAAGAAGAATTTCGCAAGCACTCATTAATTTTCTTACCAATGCTGTAAAATATTCGCCGAACAACCACCAGGTGGATGTAACGGTTACGGCGAATAACAAGGAAGTGCATGTTTCTGTACGTGATTATGGTATTGGGATAGATAGGCAGGAACACGAAAAGATCTTTGAGCGTTTTTATCGTGTGGAAGGAAAAGATGAAAAAACATACCCTGGTTTTGGCATCGGCTTATTCATTGCATCAGAAATCATAAAAAAACACAGCGGGAAAATAATGGTTACAAGTGAAAAAGGAAAAGGTTCTACTTTTAGCTTTATTATTCCAACACACAATTAA
- a CDS encoding response regulator, which translates to MSAKKERLLILDDNEDILTMLKTMLDYNGYEVFIKKSADNIKNHIKEIAPKTILMDKLLSGIDGCDICKNIKEDTQIASIPIIMISALPNAKEVCMVAGAEYFISKPFEMKHLLQIVADAISRN; encoded by the coding sequence ATGAGCGCTAAAAAAGAAAGGCTATTGATCCTGGACGACAATGAAGATATTTTAACGATGTTGAAAACCATGTTGGATTATAACGGGTACGAAGTATTTATTAAAAAGAGTGCAGACAACATCAAAAACCATATAAAAGAAATAGCGCCCAAAACTATTTTAATGGATAAGCTTTTGTCTGGTATTGATGGTTGCGATATTTGTAAGAATATTAAAGAAGATACACAAATAGCATCTATTCCCATCATCATGATCTCTGCATTGCCGAATGCAAAAGAAGTTTGCATGGTAGCCGGTGCTGAGTACTTTATTAGCAAACCATTTGAGATGAAACATCTTTTACAAATTGTAGCAGATGCAATTTCCAGGAATTAA